TTAAAACATTTGACCAGTAATGTAATTTGCCCCAGCTTTGAAGTAAAAAGAAGTTAATGAATAATTTTCATGAATGATTTTCCTTAGGCCTCAACTGAGCAGATTTCCAAAATTATTTTGCAATTGCCATGATAAAAAGTCATGTATGACCCAAACACCTCTCAGGCTAAACCATAGAAATGGTTACTGTAtctcagggatagggaaccttcggctctcctgctgctttgaaactacaactcccatcattctccattcactttcatgggagttccaagaacagcagagcaagtttgcatgcggggagttgtagttttgcaacagctggagagccgtacgttccctacccctgctgtatctGGTTGATGCTAGTTTACTGCATACTGTGAATAATATGACATACTTCATTCATTCAGCAAATTAGGACCAGACTCTCCAAAGAGAAGTACagaggcagcgctcacccaaaaagactttatttggtaacagcacaacacgtttcgagccaatcttgctctttctcaagtgcatatagataaccttcccacagtggataCTGGGTACCCAGtatccactgtgggaaggttatctatatgcacttgagagagagcaagattggctcgaaacgcgttgtgctgttaccaaataaagtctttttgggtgagcgctgcctctGTACTTCTCTTTGGAGAGTCTGGTCCTAATTTGCTGAATTCCTCACGTCTTCCTGACGGCCTTTTCAGCTGCTGCCCTCCTGAATGTTCCATTTGATTGTGCCTATAGGTTGTTGTGTTTCACACAACCtgccaaggtgagaggccatcctgTTTTCATCTTATATTTCCATTCCATTTATTGAAATTActgcactagggtcggctcggcgcCCTGTCTTTCTTTTTATACTTCATTCATTGGAAAACTTACCCCATACTAGATAGTTGAGTGTTTCTCCAACAATATACACAGAGGCTGCCAATATGTGACTACTtaataaaaatatcagaaatcCCAGAGGGGAAAGTAACCCAAGAAATGGATAAACCCAGTTTCCATCAGCAAAGTAAATCCACATTATCCTGAAAGATATTAAATCAATGTATTAGTTATTGCTGAAAGAAATGTAAGTGTAAAATATGCTCAAATATAAGTGGGAACTTACTGTAGACAAattggggcaaatttactaaTAATATTTAAAAGTAAGTTTTTGACAATGCAAACTAAGACAAGACACTCTGTTAAATTTGTTGTATCTGTAGCCTGTATTGTCTAACTTTACATTTATTAGTTAGCTTTCTGTCAGACATAAAATTTTCTTCCACCCCACTTGGTGGACATGGAGAAGAAAGTGCAACAAAaacaaagggtttttttttaatactgataTCCCATCCATGTAATACAGCTATATAAGGAGCACGGTATCCCCACAGAACAGATGTCAAAAGGGTACTCTTTTGACTTAACCCTTCCCGTTGGAGGCATTCTTTGATTTTCAATTTTCGTTGTTGACTTCCCACCttacaaaccccataacttttttaattttccattcaaagagccatatgagggcttaatgtttgcaggacaaattgttcctctcaatggtaccatttaatgttCTGTAGAAtatactgggaagttggaaaaaaattcagaatgaggtagaATTGTAGAAAAAGGCGTTTGCTATGCaacaaaaatgacatgtcccctgtattctatgtttttgtACTGTATGATTCCGgggagaaattttttttatagttttatttacactttAACCCATTgccaaaaattcaaaactttgccaaaattttttttttaaagtcgccatattgtgacacatctgacatttttatatttccatgtacatggatgcatagagcgtcttttttttgcagggtcaggtgtaagttttagttatatcattttgggaaatatctatggttttgatcacttttgattaaatttttttttcacaaaatgcaaaaacagcggtttggtactttagttatttttttccctgctatagCATTCACCCTgtgacaaaaaatatttttataattttgcaGATTGGgcactttcggacacagggattcctaatatttatgtgtttcacagtatttaagtattttaatatgtgtgctagggaaagggggtgattttaatttttttttagtttttgttgttttttttttttgcataatgcAACTGTCAATAGGCTCCCATATGCAATGGCAACAGAAAGCTAGCCATGGATCTCGTTCTGGGTGTCAGTGACCCTAACCCAAATGGTGGCGTTCATGAGCTTCTTGgcaaatggcacctcggtcagctttgacagaGGCTGACAATGATGCCAGGGGTTCTTAATGGCCACAATCAGTGAAGGCACTGATAACAGGCATAAGCGCTGAGTCTCTGCTGCTTCTGAGCATCCATCAAATTTACATAACTGTCGCAAAGGGCTTAAATAGTACATGAATTTTCATGAAAAGATGAAATATGTGCAGGATCTTGCTGGACTGCCTGTTCTGGGCCAGGggtataactagcaaagactgggcaccATAGCAAACGTTTGACTTGGACCCCCCACATAGCATAGTGCCCCCTTCCCTGGTTtcgcctttactggccccacatgatTATGATTCcacatttacacacagtataatctcccatagtggcctccataccgtataatgtcccaaagtggcctccatatagtataaagtcccatagtggcccctccacacagtataatgtcccacagtagcccatCCACACAATATAGTATTCCTTAGtggtccttcacacagtataatgtccctaagtAGCTCCTAGGGTGCTCGTTACAAATATTACTTTCAGGTTTGGCTGAACTGTAATTTTTGAATTCACCATCCAAAAattttattatactctgttgactctttagaccccagagtataatgagcagaggcctAGGAAGGATgatcaaaaatttaaaaaaaaaagtgttacacaCCTCACCTGGTTCCGGTCTGGGTTTTCgggcctcttcaatgacatcacagatgtcacAAGGGTTACGCTGGCACCATTATACATCGTGATGCAAAGACCAGCACCAAAGCTGAGGATAGGTCAGGAACACTGTTTTTATGCTTTGTCACTTCCCATGAACCTCcagtcattatactctgagggtctgaagaaaccccagaatataatagtaacAGTTTATTTTCGGATGTGTTCGATCTAACTGAAATCCCCAGCTGAACCTTGTGAAATAAATCTTGCAAGATTCACCCAAATACTTTAAGTGCAGCGGCCTTACTTCCATGCCCACGGCTTTTACCACTTCCCTTTTAACCTCCAGGAGGACCCGTGCTCTGCACTGAATAGCATCAGTGACATGATAAGGGTGCACATGGCCCCCTGGATGGCTGAAGGGGAAGCTGAATCGGCCCTGGGCAAGAACAGGACCAGTATATAAATAGCAGTCCAGCAGGTAAGGGCCCattaaaaacaaagtaaaaaaaagctTCGGGGGCACACCGGCCCCATAGCCTGTAGTTCTGCCACTGTCTTTGACTAATTGATTTTTCTTATTTTGGTCAAGTGGAAACAcaattcttgtttttttttattttgacataGTTGATTGTTACAGATGTAACAGTCACAGGTATATCCCTCACAGTTATCAtatcacagtaatatattactataattTTGTTTATTAGGAATTACCTAACAGGTTATTTCTTCTTGTGAAATCTTGCAGTTTTGTGCTGACAATAAAATCTAGATTATTAGACTTTATGGACTGCTCCAGACTGGATTTTAGTGTATACTGCGTCCTCAATTGTTCAGATGTGACATAAGGTCACCATATAATGGTAATTATATGGTGAATGGTTTTGACTTTACATTGCTGTCTTTAGGTAATTTTGGTCATTTTTGGGAATACATAAAAAGCAGAGAAACAACCTCAATTCCATGCCCAAAATAGGAAAGTTTAGTCTCTCCTGAACACAAAATTACAGCTATCATGTGTACTAGGAAATTGATCTGACACATAGAGAACTGATAGCAAAATAATGACTTTGTATAATCGGTCAGAGTAAGCATGAAATAGTAGCTGCTGTGTTTCAGATTGTAAGATATTATTTTTGCCATTTAGAAATATATGAACTGTCAGAAGTTTAAAAATACGAAAAACACTCTTTTTGTGCACATGGATTTCTACCTCTAAGCAAACAGGACAACAAAACAGATTGCAAAATACTTCCTTTAGCTTTCAGGATACTTCCCTTAAATGATCTTACTACAGTTTATTACAAACTAAGTTTTATTATATAAAGACGCAAATGGAGCAGCACTGAAAATCCAAGGTCAAGTGCAAAGCCTCTGAAGGAGCAATCTTTCCTCATCAAGCTGACAGAAAAAACGGCAttccaaaaaaatattaaaaagttgttTTATTGAACCAATGGACAATCAATATTTTAATCTCCACAACGGAGATATTTTCAGATCATTAGAAACTATGTTTTATTATATTGCATATGCTATACCATAATACTGTAgtctaagggtgtattcacacggagtaacgtgccgcggcgtatacgatccaggctctcattgaaatcaatgggagcgtatacggcccgcaaaatctcacacggcgtatacgtgccacatcacgcggcactttactccgtgtgaactcaccctaagaggaCAATGAGAAGTTGAAACCCCCTAATCCACAGATGCAAATATTATGTCATATCattcttaggccaggttcacatctgcactggactcAGTCATTCAGGTTGACAGAACAGCTGGACAGCTAAACCAGTGGTTATTGTTCATCTGGACTGTGAAGCTTCGTCCAATCAATCTTGCTGCATTTGTTTAATCTGAGaagaaagtatatcccggtacacttcagaattttttttttcactgcccccgactgatttaaaagttaaagggattgtccgattttgtctagacaacccctttaaggaatatgGAGCATGCTACATTAATTTCATAAATGACATACAGCTTCTCAGCATTAGTATATCTTCTCACTGTGTGTATCTTGGCTTATAAAAGACATAATTCAGAACTGCCCTGCATTTCATGACAGATTCTATCATAAATATGGTACACACCATGTGCCAatattgtaaatgtattaccaTATCTGTTTTCTTTACAAAATCCCCCACCCTACCTTTCTGCTGCGTGTGCATAGCCCATTTTACAATATGGATATGCATGACTAATCACTGTAATGTGAATGTGCAAGAAATCAGTCTGAATTTACAATGCAAATGCCTCTAACGTCAAGAAAACTTGCTAAACtggtgatacaagaggtagctATTTACACAGGTAACACAGTGTACCAAGATGTAACATTCAAGAAACAAGGTAGACAGACAATGTACAAGAATGGAGAAATATCTTAGTGACACAATACATTAATCATAATGTCAGGGTCACTCAATAACATTGCTTGTATTATATTCTGTTGGGGACAACCATGCATGTTGCCATTTAATAGTTGAGGATTAGCATCTGTATAGGTCACATAGCTTTGAATAATCTCCATGTTGTAGATGGAAATACAtctttttgtaccgtgttagccagtggatatgaaatataaaagaaaaaaaactaaccTGAGGAAGGGATACCCCGAAagtttgtaatctgtcatcattattagttagccattaaaaaagatatcaactactaaagactctcaagttttttccttttatatttcatgttgtagttataaataaatatatatatatatatatatatatatatatatataaagctacaTTTACGCTATGCATTATGTAAGCTATTATGATGTAAACGTGTTTCATTCCACAACAGATGTGTGATTCAGAAAACCTAGCAACTCCGTAGCATAAACTTATTTCAATGCTGTAGCTCCTTGCAAGTAAAGGATTTGGTACAAAACCTGCATACATAATACTTTGACTATTTATTGCTATTCCCACAAGCTGTTCCTGTTTACTTACCAGCTTATATATGATACTGAACAAATTCCCAAGAGGATGAGTCCCTTTCTCTTCGGAGGATAGTGATGTGGAGATGTTACAACTTCTAAGACTGCGATGGGAAACACAGCTGTGTGCTGAAAAACAAATAAGCTCACATTTCTATTGCATCAGATAACCTGATACTTTGTTACCTATTGCAGCATGTACAATGATATACAATGTCATTTATTATTTGGGGTCTTTTAAAATAATTCATACAAAATGATGGCGCTACAAATCAATAAGTATATATTCTTGTAATATGAGACTggttttacaggttttacaaagcAAGGCATTCTCTAATAGCAGCCAACCTAATAACTAGTAGTCATGTGCTTGCTTCTGAAACGCCAAGTGATCAACTGTTACACCAAGGGAGGGGTAGTGTTATGTGCCAGTTAtacaaatttattatatatatggatCAGGAATTACATTATTGAGTGTCTCTTAGCTTAGAACAGAACCCCATCTATGATGATCATATGCCCActgacaccttagggggcccagacGATactctgctgcttttttttttttctaataggccatagctgctatttacttaccaatccctgctcctgcccacCTGCCACCACAGTGACCTCTGCCTCCACTTCACTTTCGGCCTCCAATAAGTCCTGTGCTCCACAACTCATCAGCGACTTTATACCATGGGGGCTTAATACCATGTGGCGGCCATAAAAAAGGTGTTATACCATCAGAGAGCAAGGAAGGGAGACCCCTGGAAGGCTGATGGAGAAGTGGAGGGGACCatgggcaggagcagggatctGTACGTTAATAGCTGCCATCACCTGCTGGAATCACTATGGGGAGTAATGCATGGGGCCtgcttggttgttttttttttttttttgtttttttttaggaaaaaggGTATTCTTAGTTGTAAATACATGGCTTTCTACATGCCACCTTCAGAAAAGTCAAACAGTCGGAGATTTTTTACAACAAAGTGTGACCCATTTAAAGGCAGTTTTACAACTTTCATGGATCATCATTACCAATTGGgaaagtacagtatatgtacttttgaaaacataaaaagacataaactgaGCTGGACGGATAACTGCATGGCTACATGACAAACATTACCTGGGATTTTCAGTTTTGTGTAAACTGAACTGTTTTCAACAAAAAACACTATAATTCTCACACATTTTTTGGTGCACAGTCCAGCCAATATTCACTAGTTGTACTATAGAAAGCCACTACCTGGTGTATATCATGGAGATTCAACATGGACACCAAGCCCTTTGCTGGGTTCACCATTGTGTTCAGCTCTCCATTGTTagcgtccacatggggacccgaaagacagaggcaattaattttcccatggggccgcataagaaattgaaactattctagagggccatgcacgccatggcaaatttagctccacccacttctatgttgactccgcccattctcaatcatcttttcatgtgcccccacaaagtataatcctcctacagtcacctgtacattatatgtccccacattataatgttcccttccaactgccccacagtattaagtccctctcctagtgctctagtttaaactggtggaaactagagggggacattaaactcgggcagctggaagtaacaattaaaccataggggagctggagggtgacattaaactgggggcaactagaagcagacaggtccccctccagctacccgcacggtttaatgcccccttcagttgtccccagtttattgtcccccagtttaagtgcccccttcatctacccccagtttcatgttccctcctccatttctctaccagtttcatatcccccttcatctgccccatttcatgtcccctctccatctctcccccagtttcatgtcccccctccatctctgccccagtataacattccccctccatctctgcccccagtataacattctccttacatatcttcccccagtataacattccccttccatctctgcctctaggttactgagacacagacacacacactctttaccctgcatctcacatcccccctcccctctcagtaccttaggacacacaccacacgtctccatcttcttgcactgtcctgccggcactaagacactgCAACTGCATTTTCCTGTTCCAATGTCCTGCCGACACTGTTGCCCctatttgcactttttttttgtgtgtaaataGAGCCTTTTTGAGGTCTTTATCTGCCCTGCATTAGCACCTTTTATTCCAGATGTTATGCTGCCCTAACCACATTTTccttttgttgaaaaaaaaaaagggacatggCCTACATGGAGATCCTTTTCATACTGTATTTATGACTTGTGCCTTTCTAAAAAGGGTGCAAATACACTCTAGTATATGGGTGGCATAAAAGAGCCTGTCAGATCAGAAAGCATTCAAACGGGGCAAGTGCGCTATTTTTTAGCAAGAAAGGGGCAGTGCACATGGCTTATAAAGGCGAATCTAaactaagggtcggttcacactagcgtatgtattccgtctagttagagtccgcatggagtcctccggacagaatacaatcgcaatttcaAGCGCCGTGCTGtaaaagcacgcggaccccatacactataatggagtctgtgtgcttgctgcacactgccTGCATGGACCACCAGTGTGTATGgaggaatctgtgaaaatggacaaaaaaaacacatgacctatattttgatggtccgtgctcaatccactcttggctttggctaaaaaaaaaacacatcaaaatctgcttttccacaacgtgggcccttagccttagaCTGACTGGCCGTTTTACATCTGAGGGGGGCCTGTTTGCACAGgtgaaaataggacatgaccttttTTTGATGGTCCTCTAAAACAGTCTGAGGAAAAATGTCTTTTTTGCCCAAAATAGTCATTTGCAATTAaatttttcaggagcagaatagaAAATGAAAGCATCACTGCAATTGGTAgttatgggcaactaagacaattttgtgtttagacagttttaaccccttctcctACATTGCAAGCTATatccaaaaaacactgcaggaaaaaccgtggtggaaacatagcgcgttttttcccgcagcacttttcacagaaagtccacagagtttttctgGATCTGGCACAGTCTGGAGTGACTTGGTTGCAGCTCAGTCTGGTCAGGGGCCTAACTCATTCTCTCTTCTTCCTCACTCTGTTAAGGCTAAAAGAAGACCCCTCCTTTCCAGAAAGAACTTCACGGTCGTACCAAACTCTGAGCCATCACATACAGTGGTACAATCCATTTGAGGGGGAAAACATTACATGTAATCTATAAACAAATTGCAAtaagcacagtatatacaatataaattatTCACACTTTTCAGTACTCCCAGTGTGATGCTGCAAACCTGAACAGTTAGTCCTTTACTACTGTCAGTGTATCCTGGCAGTCTCTTTTGATTTGTTCTGCAGCATCAGAGCAGTACTGACAGTTCTCTAGTCAGGggtcaggaagaaaaaaaaaagggggtctcGCCACTGCCAGTACCCACCATTTGTGCTGTTGCACATCTTATTCAATAGAATTCATAATGGGAGGATAAATGCCATTAACTTGAAGGTCCTGGGCCCCCATGATAAATACTATTAACTTGCATCTGTGACAGTGCAAATGTCAATCCACCACACCACCAATGGGTCCACCAGTTAATCCATCAGGGTCTTCCTCCATTGTTAGTATAGAGGCAGGGCTGAAGTGGGCAATCCCATGCTCATCTAGCATCATGTTTCCTGTTAGTCTTCTTCTCCTCCACATCAACATAACGCTCATGCGTAGTGTCATACGTGGTGACTGGACAAGATCCCATTTAAAAAGCATACCaaagaaaaaatatgaaaaaaaaataacaattatacttaccatccctcacctttcctgggtctGGGCTTGGCGTGTCCCTTGTAACTGCTAAGGTCACATCACAGACTTTAGTAGTGACCCTGGACACATGACGTCACCATAAGCCTGGAAGAGCCCCCGGAACGAGATGAGGACACATCAAGgtggcccagaagaggtgagggaaggtgagtattgtTGTTTGTTATTTTGCTACACCTTCCATGGGCCTCCATCTTTGCTCTTTCACTTGCTGATTATTCACATCCCTCAATGACTGTACTTTATGTGCCGCTTACACAGTAGCActtattcacttgaatagatTTCTCTAAATGTCACAATATAGAGCTATAGCTGTAGAAAATGTACTCTCATTTGTCTTAGTGATAGATATTTATTTTAAAGATAGACACAAGCACTCTCCATTAAAATGTAAAATCCAGGATTTGTGGTAGTGTTTATCTAGTGTGGAGGAATTAAAGAGATGGAAGTTAAAATTACATGTGCATTTAGATGTAACTTCTAGCTTTACTTCACCACTTTAATTTAAagaacatccatttttcacaatgCATCCTACAATATCTGCACTTTTGTTAAATTATGAACCACAGCATCAGTACACCCTCAATAATTCTATGTATATGTCATCTGACCTAGTTTTGGACAATCTGTTAAAATGGACAATCAAAGACTCATTTTTAGTGAATTTAATTCTGATTTTcactgtcgtgtgaatgtaggctaCCCCATTAAATCCACCCCCATTTATTCTAATGCGAAGGGCTACTATAACAATCTGATATGAGCATATATGGGATATATTGACATTTTATCAGATTCCCCATATCAACGATATGTcctagataaaaataaaaataaaaaagaaacagtAACGCTTTTATCCTCGGAATGTGTTTGGTGTTACAGCTCTGCTTTAGGCTATATTCAGGATACCAAATCCATTTCAAATATGTTGTATCTGTTCTGAGTCCGCCTGTCTATTTTTGATGTCTGAGCAGCATCCATTTTGCATCACTTTTTAATGGACTTTAAAAATGGCTATATTTCATTGATATTTTTTTCACCAACCAAATGacccatttttaaccccttcttacttccatactattacgtcatgtatataaatctgcactatccagaaataaatgtatttatgTTATACAGCGAACGGCGTAAAAATATTTACCACAATgtcaaattaatgtattttggccacctcaaaaatattaataaaatataatcaaTAAAAGTAAGCAAAAGGTCATACACACCAAAAAGTGGTACCGTTAAAAACTACGActtgccccacaaataaagagcccttatATGTCTCCATCAACTAAACAATAATaaagttataggcatcagaatacaGGGACCCCAAgaaaataattttagaaaaatgacattttattagtaaatgcagtaatactgtaacatctctgtctgttcgggcctctgcgccaccctcagctcgcatgctgcggcgcaggaggcgcgtgcagtttgacaatctgcttaaggtttttagttgcactgtgtgaacacggctctagtccttaattggatttgcaccacacccgtcttctgccaaggttgcctctgttcattaagtggttaatctgtcttgcctgtgattgacagctttttcttcctgtcaggttctgggcgggtttttccttccctatttagtcttggctcacagtcacgctggtgccggttattgcctctagctttctggtatctcttgctgttatttacttgtatgctaatccttgacctctggctttcctactgactattctcttgactccgatttggcactgcatcgctctcttgttaccgaaccctggctacctgacctccctttgttgttgtacgtcttgtctgcgttttgtgtttcacgtattcagggagggattgtcgtcgtggttgtcgcctattacctaggataggatctggcaataggaagggcaagcggggggcttcagtttagggctcactgtcccttgtgcccctccctccagggttcaccagcagcttctggggaattatcatctggctattccctaacaaataCATAACAAAACCGAAAAGCGTAAAATTTGCTGAATGTTTCTGACTTACCACAGCATGATTAAGCCATTGTGGAATGACCTTATCTAGACCCTCAGGGTACACCAATTGTCTGTCATAAGAATACAAAGCCCAGAAGGACAGAAACACAAACTATAACATAAGAGAAATATTGAATGAGATTACAACAGTAATATTTCAACAACCTATTCATTTATAATACatcatgaaaaaaatgaatatatacagtcctatgaaaaagtttgggcacccctattaatattaatcatttttagttctaaatattttggtatttgcaacagccatttcagtttgatatatctaataactgatggacacagtaatatttcaggattgaaatgaggtttattgtactaacagaaaatgtgcaatatgcattaaaccaaaatttgaccggtgcaaaagtatgggcacctcaacagaaaagtgacattaatatttagtagatcctccttttgcaaagataacagactctagtcgcttcctgtagcttttaatcagttcctggatcctggataaaggtattttggacaaacaattcaagttcagttaagttagatggtcgccgagcatggacagcccgcttcaaatcatcccacagatgttcaatgatattcaggtctggggactgggatggccattccagaacattgtaattgttcctctgcatgaatgcctgaggatttggagcggtgttttggatcattgtcttgctgaaatatccatccccggcgtaacttcaacttcgtcactgattcttgaacattattctcaagaatctgctgatactgagtggaatccatgcgactctcaactttaacaagattcccgatgccggcattggtcacacagccccaaagcatgatggaacctccaccaaattttacagtgggtagcatgtgtttttcttggaatgctgtttctttttggacgccatgcataacgcctttttttataaccaaacaactcaatttttgtttccaaaatgaagctgccttgtccaaatgtgctttttcatacctcaggcaactctatttgtggcgtacgtgcagaaacggcttctttctcatcactctcccatacagcttctccttgtgcaaagtgcgctgtatagttgaccgatgcacagtgacaccatctgcagcaagatgatgctgcagctctttggaggtggtctgtggattgtccttgactgttctcaccattcttcttctctgcctttctgatatttttcttggcttgccacttctggacttaacaagaactgtccctgtggtcttccatttccttactatgttcctcacagtggaaactgacaggttaaatctctgagacaacgttttgtatccttcccctgaacaactatgttgaacagtctttgttttcagatcatttgagagcgggctgtccatgttcggcgaccatcaaacttaactgaacttgaattgttttgtagaaagaaatggtccaaaataccttcatccaggatccaggaactgattaaaagctacaggaagcgactagaggctgttatctttgcaaaaggaggatgtactaaatattaatgtcacttttctgttgaggtgcccatatttttgcaccggtcaaattttggtttaatgcatattgcgcattttctgttagtacaataaacctcatttcaatcctgaaatattactgtgtccat
This genomic stretch from Leptodactylus fuscus isolate aLepFus1 chromosome 4, aLepFus1.hap2, whole genome shotgun sequence harbors:
- the ADTRP gene encoding androgen-dependent TFPI-regulating protein isoform X1 gives rise to the protein MATAALLLYHCSVFIWYFFLAYSLLTVSTTEQPAGVFLYGGQWKYLTVLNVVLQTLFYAVTFLTDLLLPIRGIKLVKCIIYCRDLLFSVLAFPAATFVFLSFWALYSYDRQLVYPEGLDKVIPQWLNHAVHTAVFPIAVLEVVTSPHHYPPKRKGLILLGICSVSYISWIMWIYFADGNWVYPFLGLLSPLGFLIFLLSSHILAASVYIVGETLNYLVWAGEIQNKKVKM
- the ADTRP gene encoding androgen-dependent TFPI-regulating protein isoform X2 — its product is MATAALLLYHCSVFIWYFFLAYSLLTVSTTEQPAGVFLYGGQWKYLTVLNVVLQTLFYAVTFLTDLLLPIRGIKLVKCIIYCRDLLFSVLAFPAATFVFLSFWALYSYDRQLVYPEGLDKVIPQWLNHAVHTAVFPIAVLEVVTSPHHYPPKRKGLILLGICSVSYISWIMWIYFADGNWVYPFLGLLSPLGFLIFLLSSHILAASVYIVGETLNYLVWGEIQNKKVKM